A region from the Sulfurivermis fontis genome encodes:
- a CDS encoding ABC transporter permease, producing the protein MTGSIAFRTILMKEIRRFLRIWIQTILPPMITTALYFIIFGQLIGSQIGAIAGHSYMDYIVPGLILMAVITNAYGNVVSSFYGAKFSHYVEELLIAPVPNSLILAGYVAGGLARGLTVGAVVTLVALLFTDLQVHNLAVALSVVVLTAVLFSLGGFINAIYAKSFDDISLIPTFVLTPLTYLGGIFYSIDMLPPFWREVSLLNPILYMINAFRYGLLGVTDIPLGTAFGVTLLFILALAAYALFLLHRGVGLKN; encoded by the coding sequence ATGACCGGTAGCATCGCCTTCCGCACTATTCTGATGAAGGAGATCCGCCGCTTCCTGCGCATCTGGATCCAGACCATCCTGCCGCCGATGATCACCACGGCGCTGTACTTCATCATCTTCGGCCAGCTCATCGGCAGCCAGATCGGTGCCATCGCCGGCCACAGCTACATGGACTACATCGTACCCGGACTGATCCTGATGGCGGTGATCACCAACGCCTACGGCAACGTGGTGTCATCGTTCTACGGCGCCAAGTTCTCCCACTATGTAGAGGAACTGCTCATCGCCCCCGTTCCCAACAGCCTGATCCTGGCCGGTTATGTCGCCGGCGGACTGGCGCGTGGCCTGACGGTGGGCGCGGTGGTGACGCTGGTGGCGCTGCTCTTCACCGACCTGCAGGTGCACAATCTGGCGGTTGCGCTGAGCGTGGTGGTGCTGACTGCAGTGCTGTTCTCTCTCGGCGGTTTCATCAACGCCATCTATGCCAAGAGCTTCGACGACATCTCGCTCATTCCCACCTTCGTGCTCACCCCGCTCACCTATCTGGGCGGTATCTTCTATTCCATCGACATGTTGCCGCCCTTCTGGCGCGAGGTATCGCTGCTCAACCCCATCCTGTACATGATCAACGCCTTCCGCTACGGCCTCCTCGGCGTCACGGACATCCCCCTCGGCACCGCCTTCGGCGTCACACTGCTGTTCATCCTGGCGCTGGCCGCCTATGCCCTGTTCCTGCTGCACCGCGGTGTCGGGCTGAAAAACTAA
- a CDS encoding bacteriohemerythrin: MPPEPVQWNPSFETGLQFIDQEHAALLEQLNVLIDLLVREEPTSQWLPELDRLIAAVGEHFAHEERIMDNIGYPGYHTHHQQHLHLLQEIAEFRASLADAAPEETLATVRFVKFWVLKHMVQEDSKIGQHIHRGLKEFP, from the coding sequence ATGCCCCCCGAACCCGTGCAATGGAATCCCAGCTTTGAAACCGGCCTGCAGTTCATCGACCAGGAACATGCCGCCCTGCTGGAACAATTGAATGTCCTCATCGATCTCCTGGTGCGCGAGGAGCCGACCAGCCAATGGCTGCCAGAACTGGACCGGCTCATTGCGGCGGTCGGCGAACATTTCGCCCACGAAGAGCGCATCATGGACAACATCGGCTATCCCGGCTATCACACCCACCACCAGCAACACCTGCATCTGTTGCAGGAGATAGCCGAGTTCCGTGCCAGCCTTGCCGATGCCGCCCCGGAAGAAACTCTCGCCACGGTGCGCTTTGTCAAGTTCTGGGTGCTCAAGCACATGGTGCAGGAAGACAGCAAGATCGGGCAGCACATCCACCGCGGCCTGAAGGAATTCCCCTAA
- a CDS encoding DUF4412 domain-containing protein, producing MKNRPLSWFALLSVLLLAGTAFAAGTQFSADMVQKAGGQTQTMRYYQGDRKVRTEMKTPDGQQAISILDLQARKMFTLMPAEKMYMEIPLGADTAAWAADDKTREEYYEVKKVGTEKVNGYLCDRYELIPKKQGLEKSTTWIAQKLGYPIRTVGRNFAMELTNIEEGTQPASLFAVPKGYQKMPGMDAYYRGMMQQNGDATPRSDQRAAEEEDAGSDAMPEALRKGLRGLFGKD from the coding sequence ATGAAAAACCGTCCCCTATCCTGGTTTGCCCTGCTCAGCGTCCTGCTTCTCGCCGGCACGGCGTTCGCCGCAGGCACACAGTTCTCCGCCGACATGGTGCAAAAGGCGGGCGGCCAGACCCAGACCATGCGCTACTACCAGGGCGATCGAAAAGTGCGTACCGAGATGAAAACCCCGGATGGCCAGCAGGCGATCAGCATCCTGGACCTGCAAGCACGCAAGATGTTCACCCTGATGCCGGCGGAAAAGATGTACATGGAGATTCCGCTCGGCGCCGATACCGCCGCCTGGGCCGCCGATGACAAGACGCGCGAGGAGTATTACGAGGTAAAGAAGGTGGGCACGGAAAAGGTAAACGGCTACCTCTGCGACAGGTACGAACTGATCCCGAAGAAACAGGGACTGGAAAAGAGCACCACCTGGATCGCGCAGAAGCTCGGCTATCCGATCAGGACGGTGGGTAGAAACTTCGCCATGGAACTGACCAACATCGAGGAAGGCACCCAACCGGCCTCCCTGTTTGCCGTGCCCAAGGGGTACCAGAAGATGCCCGGCATGGACGCGTATTACCGCGGCATGATGCAGCAGAACGGCGACGCGACTCCACGTTCCGACCAGCGTGCGGCGGAGGAAGAGGATGCCGGCAGCGATGCCATGCCGGAAGC
- a CDS encoding ABC transporter ATP-binding protein produces the protein MTHALDISGLRKTYRGGHEALQGIDLHVAQGDFFALLGPNGAGKSTTIGIVTALVKKSAGSVQVFGHDIDREPMMARRCIGLVPQEFNFNQFEPVIEIVVNQAGYYGVPKAQALQRAETYLKQLGLWNKRRELARNLSGGMKRRLMIARALAHEPKLLILDEPTAGVDIELRRSMWKFLREVNARGTTIILTTHYLEEAENLCRNVAIIDAGRIVANTSIRTLLHQLNSETVVLDLKEPLAHTPHLDGYGSCLADACTLEVDIPRAEGINRLFQLLSAQGIEVVSLRNKTNRLEELFLRLVENGGSQP, from the coding sequence ATGACCCACGCACTGGACATCAGCGGCCTGCGCAAGACCTACCGCGGCGGCCACGAGGCCTTGCAAGGCATCGACCTGCACGTGGCGCAGGGCGATTTCTTCGCCCTGCTCGGCCCCAACGGCGCCGGCAAATCTACCACCATCGGCATCGTCACCGCACTGGTGAAAAAGTCCGCAGGCTCGGTGCAGGTCTTCGGCCACGACATCGACCGTGAGCCGATGATGGCGCGGCGCTGCATCGGCCTGGTGCCGCAGGAATTCAACTTCAACCAGTTCGAGCCGGTGATCGAGATCGTGGTCAACCAGGCGGGCTATTACGGCGTGCCCAAGGCGCAGGCGCTGCAACGGGCGGAAACCTATCTGAAACAGCTCGGCCTGTGGAACAAGCGGCGTGAACTGGCGCGCAATCTGTCCGGCGGCATGAAGCGGCGCCTGATGATCGCCCGCGCCCTGGCCCATGAACCGAAGCTGCTGATCCTCGACGAACCCACCGCCGGTGTCGACATCGAACTGCGCCGCTCGATGTGGAAGTTCCTGCGCGAGGTGAATGCGCGCGGCACCACCATCATCCTCACCACCCACTATCTGGAGGAGGCGGAGAATCTCTGCCGCAATGTAGCCATCATCGATGCCGGTCGCATTGTCGCCAACACCAGTATCAGAACCCTGCTCCACCAACTCAACAGCGAAACCGTGGTGCTGGATCTCAAAGAACCGTTGGCCCACACGCCGCATCTGGACGGCTATGGCAGTTGCCTCGCCGACGCCTGCACCCTGGAAGTGGATATCCCGCGCGCCGAGGGCATCAACCGCCTGTTCCAATTGCTCTCGGCCCAGGGCATCGAGGTGGTGAGCCTGCGCAACAAGACCAACCGCCTGGAAGAACTGTTCCTGCGGCTGGTGGAAAACGGCGGGAGTCAACCATGA